A region from the Halobellus litoreus genome encodes:
- a CDS encoding FUN14 domain-containing protein, with protein sequence MFDPLQLSLDPTQLGLEFGSGAVIGGIIGFAAKKVAKIIAIIVGLELALFKFLESRGILTVDWERLSAGLVKTTQGAADGTPPDWISTILSTLSISAGFTGGFLVGFKKG encoded by the coding sequence ATGTTCGACCCGTTGCAACTGTCGCTGGATCCGACGCAACTCGGCCTCGAATTCGGGAGCGGGGCGGTCATCGGCGGGATCATCGGATTCGCGGCGAAGAAGGTCGCGAAGATCATCGCGATCATCGTCGGCCTCGAACTGGCGCTCTTCAAGTTCCTCGAGTCCCGCGGCATCCTCACCGTCGACTGGGAACGACTCTCGGCGGGTCTCGTGAAAACCACGCAGGGAGCGGCCGACGGGACGCCGCCGGACTGGATCTCGACGATCCTCTCGACGCTGTCGATCTCGGCGGGGTTCACCGGCGGCTTCCTGGTCGGGTTCAAGAAAGGATAG
- a CDS encoding bacteriorhodopsin, with the protein MLPQSTVDATAVLLQATQSDAFSQIQGDALLSSSLWVNIALAGLSIVLFVYMGRNVTSQRARLIWGATLMIPLVSISSYLGLLSGLTVGFIEMPAGHALAGEEVMSQWGRYLTWALSTPMILLALGLLADVDTGSLFTVIAADIGMCVTGLAAALTTSSVLFRWLFYVVSCTFFLVVLYALLTTWPKAAADAGTGEIFDTLRLLTVVLWLGYPIIWAVGVEGLALVQSVGLTSWGYSGLDILAKYVFSFLLLRWVAANESIVSVGASGSLSGTSPTDD; encoded by the coding sequence ATGCTACCGCAAAGCACCGTAGATGCGACAGCCGTGCTACTGCAGGCGACACAGAGCGATGCGTTCTCGCAGATCCAGGGGGACGCGCTGCTCAGTTCCTCGCTGTGGGTGAATATCGCGCTGGCCGGCCTTTCGATCGTGCTCTTCGTGTATATGGGTCGGAACGTCACCTCGCAGCGCGCTCGCCTGATCTGGGGGGCGACGCTGATGATTCCGCTCGTATCGATCTCGAGTTACCTCGGGCTCCTGTCCGGGCTCACCGTCGGGTTCATCGAGATGCCCGCCGGACACGCTCTCGCCGGAGAAGAGGTGATGAGCCAGTGGGGGCGCTATCTCACGTGGGCGCTCTCGACGCCGATGATCCTGCTCGCGCTCGGACTGCTGGCCGACGTCGACACGGGGAGTCTGTTCACCGTCATCGCGGCCGACATCGGGATGTGTGTGACCGGCCTCGCGGCCGCGCTGACCACCTCTTCGGTCCTCTTCCGCTGGCTGTTCTACGTGGTCAGCTGTACGTTCTTCCTCGTCGTCCTGTACGCCCTGTTGACGACGTGGCCGAAGGCGGCGGCCGACGCCGGAACGGGTGAAATCTTCGACACGCTCAGGCTGTTGACCGTCGTCCTGTGGCTCGGGTATCCGATCATCTGGGCGGTCGGGGTCGAGGGACTGGCGCTCGTCCAGTCGGTGGGCCTCACGTCGTGGGGGTACTCCGGACTCGACATCCTCGCCAAGTACGTGTTCTCCTTCCTGCTCCTCCGGTGGGTGGCCGCGAACGAGTCGATCGTCTCCGTCGGCGCGAGCGGGTCGCTTTCCGGGACGTCCCCCACTGACGACTGA
- a CDS encoding Lrp/AsnC family transcriptional regulator — MDERDIRLLKAISDLGTGSPERLHEETDIPVSTIHYRLNNLREAGIVENDLYDIDLEKVGLGVTVFVELLTDYHGSHHDFEEKILAVEGVSQAYFTMGETDFVVVAHLPDQEMVERLITDLETIEEVRRTNSTFVVSTLRHSTRPLQNYDIETLLEELSDD, encoded by the coding sequence ATGGACGAACGCGACATCCGCCTGTTGAAGGCCATCTCGGACCTCGGGACCGGGAGCCCCGAGCGCCTGCACGAGGAGACCGACATTCCCGTGTCGACGATCCACTACCGGCTGAACAACCTCAGAGAGGCCGGCATCGTCGAAAACGACCTCTACGACATCGACCTGGAGAAGGTCGGCCTCGGCGTGACGGTGTTCGTCGAGTTGCTCACCGATTACCACGGCTCGCACCACGACTTCGAGGAGAAGATCCTCGCGGTCGAGGGCGTCTCGCAGGCGTACTTTACGATGGGCGAGACCGACTTCGTCGTCGTCGCACATCTCCCCGATCAGGAGATGGTCGAACGGCTCATCACCGACCTCGAAACCATCGAGGAGGTCCGCCGGACGAATTCGACGTTCGTCGTCTCGACGCTCAGGCACAGCACTCGCCCGCTGCAGAACTACGACATCGAGACGCTCCTCGAGGAACTGAGCGACGACTGA
- a CDS encoding DHH family phosphoesterase: MSAGVTISSMSTYAILGCGSVGYAVAEDLVEEGKDVLILDKDESRVESLRDQDLNAQQTDIADTDVADAVADRDVILILASDVEANKAAVEAIRGRGGDQFIVVRASDPVSEDELAELGADVVINPSEVIADSALRSLESGELEYKARQLAEVLEGASEGLAVLTHDNPDPDSIASAVALQAIAREHGVDAVINYDGEIGHQENRAFVNLLGIELVPLSEGKPLSEYGAVALVDHMKSGDPDIDAEVDIFIDHYEPEEGIEAAFTDVRPNVSSTSTILTKYLQEFDLSPSEAVATALLYGIRSETLDFKRETTPADLTAAAYLYPFADHDTLEQVESPSMSPETLDVLAEAIQNREVQGSHLVSNAGFIRDRDALGQAAQHLLKLEGITTTAVFGIADDQIFLSARSKDIRMNIGKILQDAFSEIGETGGHSTQGDVEIPLGIFTGIETSDDNRDTLLQLTEEAVRKKLFQAMGVDSSESGNGS; encoded by the coding sequence ATGAGCGCTGGGGTCACAATCTCTTCGATGTCCACGTACGCCATCCTCGGGTGCGGGAGCGTGGGGTACGCCGTGGCCGAGGACCTCGTCGAGGAGGGGAAAGACGTCCTCATCCTCGACAAAGACGAGAGTCGCGTCGAATCTCTCCGCGATCAGGATCTGAACGCCCAGCAGACCGATATCGCCGACACGGACGTCGCGGACGCCGTCGCAGACCGGGACGTCATCCTGATTCTCGCCTCGGACGTCGAGGCCAACAAGGCGGCCGTCGAGGCGATCCGCGGCCGGGGCGGCGACCAGTTCATCGTGGTCCGAGCCTCCGATCCCGTCTCCGAGGACGAGCTCGCCGAACTGGGCGCGGACGTCGTGATCAACCCCTCGGAGGTCATCGCCGACTCCGCGTTGCGCTCGCTGGAGTCCGGCGAACTCGAGTACAAGGCGCGGCAGCTCGCCGAGGTACTCGAAGGGGCCTCGGAGGGCCTTGCGGTGCTCACTCACGACAACCCCGACCCCGACTCGATCGCCTCGGCGGTCGCGCTGCAGGCGATCGCCAGGGAGCACGGGGTCGACGCCGTCATCAACTACGACGGCGAGATCGGCCACCAGGAGAACCGCGCGTTCGTCAACCTCCTCGGGATCGAACTCGTCCCGCTGTCGGAGGGCAAACCGCTCTCGGAGTACGGCGCGGTCGCGCTGGTCGACCACATGAAGTCCGGCGACCCCGACATCGACGCCGAAGTCGACATCTTCATCGACCACTACGAGCCCGAAGAGGGGATCGAGGCGGCGTTCACCGACGTCCGCCCGAACGTGTCCTCGACGTCGACGATCCTCACGAAGTACCTCCAGGAGTTCGACCTCTCGCCGAGCGAGGCGGTCGCCACGGCGCTCCTGTATGGAATCCGCTCGGAGACGCTGGACTTCAAGCGGGAGACGACGCCGGCAGACCTCACCGCGGCGGCGTACCTCTACCCGTTCGCCGACCACGACACCCTCGAACAGGTCGAGTCGCCGTCGATGTCCCCGGAGACGCTCGACGTGCTCGCGGAGGCGATTCAAAACCGGGAGGTCCAGGGCAGCCACCTCGTCTCGAACGCGGGCTTCATCCGCGACCGCGACGCGCTCGGCCAGGCCGCACAGCACTTGCTGAAACTGGAAGGCATCACGACGACGGCCGTCTTCGGGATCGCGGACGACCAGATCTTCCTCTCGGCGCGCTCGAAGGACATCCGGATGAACATCGGGAAGATCCTCCAGGATGCCTTCTCCGAGATCGGCGAGACCGGCGGCCACTCCACCCAGGGCGACGTCGAGATCCCGCTCGGGATCTTCACGGGGATCGAGACGAGCGACGACAACCGCGACACGCTGTTGCAACTCACGGAAGAGGCCGTCCGGAAGAAGCTTTTCCAGGCGATGGGCGTCGATAGCTCCGAGAGCGGCAACGGAAGCTGA
- a CDS encoding universal stress protein, whose product MHPSHVLVPLDGSPLADDALVHALDVFDCPITVLNVVTPADAGMIEGGILDPDEDRRESARDRADRIVDRAIATADAVDRSIETAVETGDPAETILAYVDEHGVDHVVMGGHGGEQNGVASRLLGTVATSVVGKAPVTVTVVR is encoded by the coding sequence ATGCACCCCTCACACGTGCTTGTCCCGCTCGACGGGTCGCCGTTGGCGGACGATGCGCTCGTCCACGCTCTCGACGTGTTCGACTGTCCGATTACCGTCCTGAACGTGGTGACGCCCGCCGACGCGGGGATGATCGAAGGGGGAATTCTCGACCCCGACGAGGACCGCCGCGAGAGCGCTCGCGACCGCGCAGACCGGATCGTCGACCGAGCGATCGCGACGGCCGACGCGGTCGATCGCTCGATCGAAACGGCGGTCGAGACCGGCGATCCGGCCGAGACGATCCTGGCGTACGTCGACGAGCACGGCGTCGACCACGTCGTGATGGGCGGGCACGGGGGCGAGCAAAACGGGGTCGCCAGTCGGTTGCTCGGGACGGTGGCGACGAGCGTGGTGGGGAAAGCTCCCGTGACAGTGACCGTCGTCCGCTGA
- a CDS encoding inorganic phosphate transporter: MPGLVFWALVVLATLTSLVTAWALGANSNSPPFAPAIGANAISTMRAAFLIGILAALGALTQGGAISETVGAGLIDGVQITSLAATAGLLTAAGFMAFGVYSGYPVPAAFATTGAMVGVGLSLGGDPAIDTYRRIATFWALVPPVSGGLAYLTATILRRDDIPETVGVPLLAAVVGAIIANVQLAVVPSPPDATQSSLAGFLARQVGTPTLAGLDPVVVLVTLTAAAVSFRFIRRRTQQSVEKGIRTFLVLLGSVVAFSSGGSQVGLATGPLENLYGVELGLPGIILLALGAAGILGGAWMGAPRLLQATSREYAQLGVRRSIAALVPGFIIAQLAIALGIPISFNNIIISGVIGGGLAGGSAGVSRRKIGVTVAFWLITLVASITVGFGLYRALGAVLGGQ, from the coding sequence GTGCCGGGACTCGTCTTTTGGGCGCTCGTCGTGCTGGCGACACTCACGAGTCTCGTCACGGCGTGGGCGCTCGGCGCCAACAGCAACTCTCCGCCGTTCGCCCCCGCGATCGGTGCCAACGCCATCTCGACAATGCGGGCGGCATTCCTCATCGGGATCCTCGCGGCGCTCGGCGCGCTGACCCAAGGCGGGGCTATCTCCGAGACGGTCGGTGCGGGCCTCATCGACGGCGTCCAGATCACGTCGCTGGCGGCCACGGCCGGGTTACTGACAGCGGCCGGATTTATGGCCTTCGGCGTCTACAGCGGCTATCCGGTCCCCGCGGCGTTCGCGACCACCGGCGCGATGGTCGGTGTCGGCCTCTCGCTCGGCGGCGATCCCGCGATCGACACCTACCGGAGGATCGCGACCTTCTGGGCGCTCGTCCCGCCGGTGTCCGGCGGCCTCGCGTACCTCACCGCGACGATCCTCCGACGCGACGACATCCCGGAAACGGTCGGCGTCCCGCTCCTGGCGGCCGTCGTCGGTGCGATCATCGCGAACGTCCAACTGGCGGTCGTTCCCTCGCCACCCGACGCGACGCAGAGCTCTCTCGCCGGGTTTCTCGCGAGGCAGGTCGGAACACCGACCCTCGCGGGTCTCGATCCCGTGGTCGTCCTGGTGACGCTGACCGCGGCCGCCGTGAGTTTCCGGTTCATCCGTCGGCGAACACAGCAGTCGGTGGAAAAGGGGATCCGGACGTTTCTCGTCCTGCTCGGGAGCGTCGTCGCCTTCTCCAGCGGCGGCAGTCAGGTCGGGCTGGCGACGGGGCCCCTGGAAAATCTTTACGGCGTCGAACTCGGCCTGCCGGGGATCATCCTGCTCGCGCTCGGCGCGGCCGGCATCCTCGGCGGTGCGTGGATGGGTGCGCCCAGACTCCTGCAGGCGACTTCCCGCGAGTACGCACAACTCGGCGTCAGACGCTCCATCGCCGCATTGGTTCCCGGCTTCATCATCGCCCAACTGGCAATCGCGCTGGGTATCCCGATCTCGTTCAACAACATCATCATCTCGGGCGTCATCGGCGGCGGTCTGGCCGGCGGCTCCGCGGGCGTTTCGCGCCGGAAGATCGGGGTCACGGTCGCCTTCTGGCTCATCACGCTCGTCGCCTCGATCACCGTCGGGTTCGGTCTCTACAGGGCGCTCGGCGCGGTGCTCGGTGGACAGTGA